From Impatiens glandulifera chromosome 7, dImpGla2.1, whole genome shotgun sequence:
tGTTTGATATATGTTCCTGTTTTACGTGATCAATTTTGACTTTGGTAACGGATTCGATTTCAATTAAAAACGCTTTGGATTGAAGAGGAATGACTACCGTGTTagttctctttaattaaaagtaataatttaaccTCTCATctacttaaatttaatttaattaccaTACTTTTTTAActatcaattataatttattataactaACTCATGCACTAAATATAATTCGATTCtacaaacattttaaattataatagaatcACAAAATTCTTATTccaatttttcttttatcaaatcaaGGTATATTCCTAACCATTTGAGTtgcaattttataaatttgagtatTTCTTATATAACCaagaaaaaatgatatttttattaactacTCCATTTTTCTTAAGACATTGTATATTAAGATATTTACAATATTGTTATTTAGTAAACtctatttggattaaatattgtgtacgaagaagaagagataaatatattttcttaaactttttattttactcacatattttatataaattttaaccaaatcatataatttgaaaaggaaaaaaaatcaaaatgactAACATAACATTTGACTCACCTTGAATAGCTATTAAAAACTAGGGATATGTCTTACATTCACTATATAACTCAATAAATATAAgtgatttcaaatcaatcaaaagttgtaaaaatcatatatttggAGACACACTAACTTCCAatctttaaacaaaataaaaaaacttttacttccattataactaaaaaattatttagattaaataataaaatattaacatttgtttGTATTATGGGCAACCCTATTACAGTACAACTTATCTCAATTCTAGCAGATTCTCTGCATTAGTACTACAAGACACGGGACAAGAGTTTCCTATCCTATCtcaatataacttattttttattattttatttatttttggtatatTTATCCACATGTGATTagttactttttctttttcaatttcttctaGGCCTTCTAAATGATCTTCAATATCAAATCATCTCAATTATCACGTTAGTTTAAATTCTAAGCTGAGAATTCtctaaacaatattaaaataaccaaTTTCAAATAATGTAAACTATTACATCTTAAATTTGTAAacaatcttttattaaaaatctcgacaacaactttttaaataaattatcatcgtttatctattatttcatcaattaaaatgttaaaataactcaattaaTCCGAGCTGtcttaatattttcatttctaatcatgaataattaatatgtttcaTAAACAACCTTATGAAATGATCACTTGTTCAAGAATTGCTATAAATATTGTTTGCTTTCAAATGAGATAACTcaattaatgaaagaaaaatattccaacaaaagatattttaatcattgcatcatatttattaatttcaaaaccaTTAGATATATTTATACAAGTATTTTCCAATTGATGAATCCTACTCATTTTTGTGTTATAAATATACTAAAAATCATAAagaaattctaaataaatttataaaataagtaataaatagTGTTTTAAGGTATAATCGAGTCATTTTGACCtccaaaaatttaattatttataattatccaATGGCGGCAGCCACGTCATCTTGGTGATCCACCGACAGAGAGACGCGGTTTTAAAGTGGTCCCCACATTTCTCTCGAAAGGCGTCAACAATTTTGCTTGCAGAATCATGTGACTTTGttggattttaaataaattgcaATCATTtcctttaaataaaattacttaaaccttgtttgattttaaaattaattctaaataatttactAAATCAAAAACCCATAAAACACTAGGTTATAacccaaaatttaataataaaatcaaacaaagccttatgaaattaaatttgttataccCAATTCATTCCTTGTCCTTTTCTAAACCCATATTTTTTCATGTAAATGCCAGCTCAGATTCATGTTCTTCTAcctagtatttatttttatttattttgtaaaattatattatttaattcctaattataaaaaataaatcccaaTTACAGTCAacataattaattgattaatggCGAATTAATGCAGACTTAATAACTGCTGTTAAATCTTGTCTGAAGACTAATTTTGATTAAGCAAGAAATTAAGCTGATGATAGAGAGAAAGGTTAAGACTTTCCATAGCTGAGATTTGAGATTAAGATCAAGATTAGGGTTTTGTCTTTTGGAGCCTCCATTTTCACCATTTTCAGCTCTCAGCTGGTGAAGGTGTGAAAACTAAGAAAACCCTCTTCTTATTCTGTATATATGTGCCGATTTCCTGTAATTCCGGCGCCGGACTCTATTTATTATAtgtgaatttgataattttattctctttcACTCACTCAGATCTACTCCTTAAATGTAATTTACATTTCTCATTCATTCATacagagagaaagagaaagagaaagagagagagagagagagagagagagagaggggtcACTATTATATTATTCAAGTCTTCTATCTAAGAAGGGAGTGTGAATTTCGTGAACCAGACGGTGTTCTTCATCGAGGTGTGCTTCTCTGATCTGGGTTTGGATCGATAATGAAAAGTTCCCGTTTTCGAATCTCTGTTTCCATTGGAGTTTAGGTGGTAAACGAAAATTGAAGAGAAAAGGGAAACAAAAGTAACTTTTGTTGCTCAATCTCTCGATCATCATCTCTTTCAGTCAGGTATTTTGCTATATTCGATCTCCCACCACCGCTTTTTTATATGTGCAATTTTGGGTGGACTTGAAATTTGCTTTACTACTCACTGAATCGAATTTCAGTTCAGAAATGGATAATTTTTCCACTTCATACAAAAATGGATTGATTCCTCATTTTGTTTGGGATTTCAGGTTGAAAAATGTCTACTAGGCCTCTTCATCGAGGTTCATCTGGTGGTGGGCATTTCTCCTTGAACAGCCATGATTTCTGGGATGATGATTCTCAGAAGAAAGACAAAACAGAGAAGGATGATATAGATACCCAATCCTATCTATCTTTCAGATTCCCATTCCAGTTTCTTTTTCAAGACAATTCATCTCCCAAAcgaaaacaacaacaacaacacagTCTTGTCGAAAATGGTTTTGCAGCATCGAATCCTACAGACACCCCTTTAAATATGAGAAACCGTCACAAATTGATCATGTTTCTGTTTAAATTTGCCTTAGCTTCGATTGTAGTTGTGGCTCTAACTGTTTCATTCTGGTTGACAATTTCGATAAGAAACAAATCCAGAGGTTTTGGAATGTTCCATGGTTATAGGAGACTCGAAGAACAGCTCAAATCGGATCTACAGGATATTGGAGAGCTGTCTCTAGGTTCTCCAAGGTCGAAAGAATTGGAATTCTGTCCTGAAGAGTTTGAAAATCATGTCCCATGCTACAACATTTCAGATGAACAAAACATCGACAGACATTGTAGCCAGCGAACACCTCTCAACTGCTTGATTCGTCCGCCAATCAATTATCAGATTCCTCTTAGATGGCCAACTGGAAAAGATGTTATTTGGTTTGCAAATGTCAAGATTACTGCACAGGAGGTACTATCCTCTGGAAGCATGACAAAAAGGTGAGttcaaaacaaaagaaaacattaaCAGAAGATCTTGTCTCTACTTCTTaacattgtttttgttttgacaGGATGATGATGTTGGAAGAAAGGCAGATATCTTTCCGTTCATCCCTCACGTTTGATGGTATTGAAGACTATTCTCATCAAATAGCTGAAATGATAGGACTAAGAAATGAATCGAATTTCATACAAGCCGGAGTAAGAATTTCTGTTAATCATCGTCTAAAACTTTTAAGTCTACGACAACTTATAAGTTTGtgtgttttctttctttgttttcGATGTAGGTTAGAACCATATTGGACATAGGGTGCGGCTATGGAAGCTTCGGTGCTCATCTGttttcaaaacatttattaacAATGTGTGTTGCAAACTATGAAGCTTCGGGCAGTCAAGTCCAACTGACTCTCGAAAGAGGTCTTCCTGCGATGGTTGGTTCTCTAAACTCGAAGCAATTCCCTTTCCCTTCGCTCTCGTATGACATGGTTCATTGTGCACGATGTGGAGTTGACTGGGATCAAAGAGGTATTATTATTAGTctcaattataatttagatgAGAAACTGTTAATAAATGTTGATACGATCTTGCAGACGGTATTATGCTGATAGAGGTGGATCGTGTTTTAAGGCCTAATGGGTATTTCGTGTTTACGTCGCCGCTAACCAATATTCAGGCATCCGTTCGAAACAAAGTAAATCAAAAGAGATGGAAGTTTATCAGTGATTTCGTGGAAAATCTCTGTTGGGAATTGGTGTCGCAACAAGATGAAACTGTTGTATGGAGAAAGAATAGTAAACCGAGCTGTTCTTCCCGGTATGATATCTAGTCATCTTCCACATACAAACAGAGAATTTTTCGCCAATTATAACTATTTTCTAACGAATTTGTAGAAAATCCGGGTCTACAACTGCAATCTGTAGTAAATCTCAAGATGTGGAGTCACCATACTATAGGCCATTACAATCCTGCATAGGTGGAACACATAGTCGAAGATGGGTACCGATCGATGGAAGGCCAGCCACGTCTAGATTGAATCCTTCTCAGCTTGAAATCTATGGTAATTTTTGTtagtcatatataaattatgaattatgaaAGGCATTTGTTATATGTTTGTTGTTTTTAAGGTGTTCAATCGGAAGAGTATGGGGAGGACAAAGAACACTGGAGCAGGACTGTTGGAAATTACTGGTCTCTTCTATCGCCTTTGATATTTTCGGATCATCCTAAGAGACCTGGCGATGAAGATCCATCTCCACCTTATAACATGCTTAGGAATGTGATGGATATGAACGCACGTTATGGCGGTTTCAATTCTGCTCTATTGGAAGCTGGTAAATCCGTATGGGTAATGAATGTGGTTCCTACGAGTGGGCCTAACTATCTTCCGTTAATACTTGACAGAGGTTTTGTCGGAGTATCACACGATTGGTAAGTTCAAACTATCGATCAAAAATAGCTAGTTTCCCTGAAAAACAAgtcattttattcttttttaaaacttttgttgttgttgctgtTGTTGTTTCAGGTGCGAACCGTTTCCAAGCTACCCTCGAACGTATGATATGGTGCATGCGGAGGGACTTTTGACAGTTGAAACTAATCAGAAGCTAAGTTGTTCAACGCTGGACCTCTTCTTGGAAATCGACAGATTACTCAGGCCAGaggtttgtgtttgtgtttgtgtttgtgttttttctttcttctacaTTTTGGCATTTGGTTAACgatgattatgatgatgatgtaGGGTTGGGTTATACTGCGAGATTCAACAGCTCTGATTGAATCAGCGAGATGGCGTGCAACAAAGTTGAAATGGGATGCGCGGGTAGTAGAGATCGACAGCAATGGGGAGGAGAAACTACTAGTTTGCCAGAAACCATTCTTCTCGAGAAAACAAGTGATCAGCcagaaatgatatttttttttgttgaagatAAATTTGGATCAAATATTGGTTTCATgggtaaaaaatatgtttagccATATTTACAAAATTCCTATGGAGCTGCAAGGCAATTCATAGGGAGAAAGATAGAAATAGAGAAGATAATGTGGGCCTCCATGTAATTAATTACTACACAAAGTGAGGTAATTAGGTTTGGTGACCACTTAGTTATAgcttctttttttttgtataagatgattttatttaatgttatgaTCCCCCCACCCCTACACCAACTATAAAATTCAATGTTCCAACTTCCAcatacattattatatttattatatttatgaataagATGCATTgtcttttcttcatttttaaacTCACTTGTTGTGTGTCAGTTACTTCCCATTCTTAGCTCATCTCTTTTTAAGTGTTTCGCATTTTCTGTGTCGGGCGaaagttgaattttaaaacGCCTTAAGTTGATATTCCTTCTgcttataatttcaaataagtcGTGATTGTGTAATAAACTGTAACCCGTGTAGTGTTTAATAAGCTGAATAAACATTCTCTTTACTGAGGTGATGTTTGTTTTGACATTGTCGAGAAATGCTTGAAATATTCTCTGAAATTATTGGCGTTTTGAATATTAATGGGGTCAGGCAGGTGCAATAAATCAATCAACTACCAAAAGCATCTCAACAAATCACTCATTATGATCCTTTTCAAATTATTGCAAATTCCTTATCagttaagattttttatttattaacaagtTAGGCAAAGTTTGATACTGAAATTTTACACACAACATAACGTTTATTCACACATTTCAGGCATTTTCCATATTAACAATGTTCCTCCTAAGTCCTAAAATCTATACACAGAAAGAAAgcatttgagaaaaaaaatcaaatctgtGGTTTTGAATAGGATGGTGAAGCACGAACAGCAGAAGAGTCTATCCTCAGCATCGAACCGTGGCGTGGGGTACGGCTAGCTGATCTCTGCCTATGCCCACTGCCGGAAGAAATTTGACGTCCATGGCTAGCTCTTTTCGTCGATCTTTTACGAGAGTTCCAACTGTTATTCCCTAATGCAGATTTACCAACGCTCTCTTTTATTTCCCGAGCCTTCTGATTATCCACTGCCTCTTTGTTCAAATAAGCGAGTTTCGGGAGGAGACTGCAGACATTCTTCCTGAGAAGATCATCACTAACATTGATCTGGACAGGATTTCCTAACAGGTTCAGAGCTAGGAGAGATTGGTAATTTGCCACAAGCTGACCAAGTGCTTTTGTTGTGGTTATCTTGTTGAAGCTTAAATCTAGTACTGTCAGTTTCAGGAGTCTGTGTAATCCCTCGATTTCTCCGATTTTGTTCCCAGATAGATAAAGCTCTTTTATTATTGTACAGTTTGATAACCCTTCAAGAACAGAACAACCAGCAAACAACAATTCAATTCAGatataataaatagttaaatcCTTAAGCAAATAGCACAATCAAGAttttcaaacaagctcttacCATGTCCAATTCTGGTAAGACGGTTGTAACTAAGATCCAACACGCGTAACCGAGTCAGCTCTCGAAACCCTTCTATAGAAGTGATCTTGTTCCTAGATAAGTTGAGAGCATGGAGACCTTTTGGCAGAGATCCAGGACTTACATGAACTGCAAATGAATCAAATCAAAGACAACCAATTTAGTAAAACCATGAATGTAACAGACAAAATGGTTTCAAGTCCGAAGACTTAATAATTTGATACTGACCAATGGAGTTATTAGATAAGTTAACACATCGAAGGCTGGAAAATATTGAAAGGCTGGGGATGACTTTCAAGCCAGTTCCTGCTATGTGCGCGACAGTTGACGAAGAATTGAGAGATTGTATTACTCTGTTTGCATGCAAAATCTCTTCTGGAACACTCTGAGTTGGCGTGGGTGTCGAGCTTCTAGCTGGCGAAGGAGGATAGGATATAAGACAGTCGTTATCGTCCTCCTTTTTGAGGAGTTGAGGTTGAATTGGGAGTTCTTTCATCCATTCGTCCACTCTGCTTAAAGGTGATTCAGCAGAGAAAGCCAGCCATTGGTTCTGAGGCCACAAACGGCTTTTAGAGATGGGAGATTCCACTTGATCCAACTTCAAGGCCCTGCTCGGTTCCAGGGTATCTGATGAGTACCCGCCTTGCTGATTGAAATTTGAGTTTTCGGGAACTTGGTTTTTGTTTGTCCATAGCATAGACATATTTCTGTGGCTCCAGAGAAATAACTTCCACCATATTTTCCTGCTGCCTGAAGGAAGTATTTGGCTTGATGAATGCTTCTTCAACATCACTTTATCTGCACTGCAACGGGTCATGATAGAAGTAGGACTGCCTTGGTGATGTGGCCGGAAATTGTTGGTTCCTCTCTCCACTAATTTCTCCAACTCTTCGTTCAAATAAGTGTGCAACATGGAAGCCTGCTCGGTGTTTCTCCTAAACATGCTTCTCGTTTCCAGATTAGAACAAGATCGTTTCAGCTTTGGCGAAGCCAAGAACTCCGCCTTTCTTGTCCCTGGATCACTCACATGGCCACTTTGCATTATCTCAAGGCTCAACTtagcatcatcatcatcatcatctttctCACTTGGATTCTCAAATTGATCAAAATGAACCGACTTTTTCTCTAGGGAATGAGTATGCAGATCTACATGATCAGAAAAGTCCTTTTTAATGGGTTGGTTCTCTTCATGCTCATCTCCCCCTTCATATGCTACTTCCATGGCCTCATCCTTAACAGGACTATCGTGGCTTTTTGTTACCTTCACATTGCATCTAGCGTTTTCTGGTATGGAAAATGGAACCGGCATGGTAAAAGAAGTTGAATTTGAACCATTAGGTTCACAAGTTTTCGCAGGGGATTCAAGCATCACATTCAAGGTTTTAAGCTTCCTATTATAATCAGAACCTTTTGAAAAATCCTGATCAATTACGCCAATCAAATCAAGTCAAAACATATCCAAGATACCTATGGAATTCGATTACAGTTTACTCGAATATTAACAATATTTACTCACCTTatctttattcttcttcttcttcccagccAGTTGAAAAAAGCAATTGAACCTTGACATCTTAAACTGATAATGTCTAGTTTCTTTCAGGACTTTCAACAAACACCTGGCGGATCCTGTTTAGAGTTCACTCACATATCCAAGGTTAATACTTAGCTTGAACCCAAATTAGCCATAATCAATCTGAAGACGACGAATCAAGAAAACAACCCAATGGAGCAAAGATGAGAAATGACGAATTCCATCAACTGATATATTAGTGATCTTAGGACATGTCCTCCTCAAGTTACTTGGAATGTCGGCCAGAATGTCGAAATCTGCAGAAGCTCCACCAATCAGTTCCCTATATGAATGAAAAAGAAGTGTTTTAAGACAGAAATCTTCATTGAATTCAAGTTTgtatctttcttcttcttcttaccTATTGAAAGAAAGGGTTCGCCTGCAAGATTCGAATGAATCGTCGTCGTCTACAGATGATAACAATTGAAGGCAGGGGAGAGAGTAGAAATAGAGAACTTGGAATGATTTGCAGACACGGACAATACACGGAAACTCACAACCAAACAAACCTACTATTTAGTACTCCCTCCATAATCAcatattataatttactcactttTGATTACGTATATCATTCCTTAATAATGGCATTTATTAATTACTCAAttcttgattattattattttaatagtacattatttgttaataattatattctaataataattatttactatagtaataaataaaatcaaatgcccatttaaataattaaaaatacaaattggATAAACTCAATATTATATGAGAGATACATAATTTAGTTGACTTCAAAGATAGTTGAGATAAAGATGAATTGAAAtaaattgatacaaataattaaaaatacaaattagatAAACTAAATATTATGAAAGATAGACTTAATAAAAGTGATATATAATCTAGTTGGTTGGAAAGATAATTGAGATAAGGAtacattgaaaaaatatattaaaataaataatgtattcatataacttttattattattaattaacaatatcatttaatttagtCAAAACTATTTATTAGAAAGAACACaacattcaacaaaataaataacaatttaataattttaaatgtaaataagtcaaatatataGTTGAGATCCCTTTTCTAGAATAAAGTaaacctaaatatataaatttgagaaggaatttattttacttttatgacttttttttttttaatatctcaaattagttatatataaatgtcttaagaaacaaaataaattagacCTCCTTTTATATACTATTTGAAGAGTTTgtcattatttcttttattaattattttgtttttaagataAGTAGCACAATCACATAAAATAGTGGTCTCAATTtcaactttaaatatatatatatatatatatatatatatatttgttaaataaaattgaatttatcctatttaagatttttttgccACTTACAACTTACCCCCACAtttcatgttattttattattttttgacttaataaaattttatttaatttaattacattttatattaaacatcaattatatttttttaaatataattataattttgactaattacaacaatatttcaaaatattaccAGAATTTAAATGGAGAGGTAGAAAGTGTGCATGGTTCCATTATTTAATGGAATTAcacaccaaaaaaaaaaaaaaaaaaaaaagttaattgtaaagttaaaaataaatatatattcatatttatatatttaatttactgGAAGTTCAACAGAACTATAAATTGTGTTTAAAAAagatatgaataattttaagtaaagaaataaaataaaataaaataactcaataatgTTCGGTGGTCTTATCATCACatggtttaaaataaatctGGACCCCACAAAGAAACAAGTCCAAATGACACATGGGTGTGACAGGTGGACAACAGAGCGGTTGTCCAAACACAATCTCACCGTCCATGTGTCCCAGgtgtttatttgtgtttggaCCTTTTTCTGCTCCTCGTTTGGTTATTCTATTacataatattcattttcaactaaaatatcaaaatatatttactttaattttataaaatttattttaaattttaaatatatattataataatttaataaattaaaaactaaaataaaattatcaaacatttttctttattttttttaataaaactctaaATAACCCAACATTAAACAAGCTTGGTTTCAAAACTTTGCTCAATACAAGAATAGAAAATGTTTtgtaaagaaattatt
This genomic window contains:
- the LOC124945159 gene encoding probable pectin methyltransferase QUA2, with the translated sequence MSTRPLHRGSSGGGHFSLNSHDFWDDDSQKKDKTEKDDIDTQSYLSFRFPFQFLFQDNSSPKRKQQQQHSLVENGFAASNPTDTPLNMRNRHKLIMFLFKFALASIVVVALTVSFWLTISIRNKSRGFGMFHGYRRLEEQLKSDLQDIGELSLGSPRSKELEFCPEEFENHVPCYNISDEQNIDRHCSQRTPLNCLIRPPINYQIPLRWPTGKDVIWFANVKITAQEVLSSGSMTKRMMMLEERQISFRSSLTFDGIEDYSHQIAEMIGLRNESNFIQAGVRTILDIGCGYGSFGAHLFSKHLLTMCVANYEASGSQVQLTLERGLPAMVGSLNSKQFPFPSLSYDMVHCARCGVDWDQRDGIMLIEVDRVLRPNGYFVFTSPLTNIQASVRNKVNQKRWKFISDFVENLCWELVSQQDETVVWRKNSKPSCSSRKSGSTTAICSKSQDVESPYYRPLQSCIGGTHSRRWVPIDGRPATSRLNPSQLEIYGVQSEEYGEDKEHWSRTVGNYWSLLSPLIFSDHPKRPGDEDPSPPYNMLRNVMDMNARYGGFNSALLEAGKSVWVMNVVPTSGPNYLPLILDRGFVGVSHDWCEPFPSYPRTYDMVHAEGLLTVETNQKLSCSTLDLFLEIDRLLRPEGWVILRDSTALIESARWRATKLKWDARVVEIDSNGEEKLLVCQKPFFSRKQVISQK
- the LOC124944901 gene encoding uncharacterized protein LOC124944901; translated protein: MSRFNCFFQLAGKKKKNKDKDFSKGSDYNRKLKTLNVMLESPAKTCEPNGSNSTSFTMPVPFSIPENARCNVKVTKSHDSPVKDEAMEVAYEGGDEHEENQPIKKDFSDHVDLHTHSLEKKSVHFDQFENPSEKDDDDDDAKLSLEIMQSGHVSDPGTRKAEFLASPKLKRSCSNLETRSMFRRNTEQASMLHTYLNEELEKLVERGTNNFRPHHQGSPTSIMTRCSADKVMLKKHSSSQILPSGSRKIWWKLFLWSHRNMSMLWTNKNQVPENSNFNQQGGYSSDTLEPSRALKLDQVESPISKSRLWPQNQWLAFSAESPLSRVDEWMKELPIQPQLLKKEDDNDCLISYPPSPARSSTPTPTQSVPEEILHANRVIQSLNSSSTVAHIAGTGLKVIPSLSIFSSLRCVNLSNNSIVHVSPGSLPKGLHALNLSRNKITSIEGFRELTRLRVLDLSYNRLTRIGHGLSNCTIIKELYLSGNKIGEIEGLHRLLKLTVLDLSFNKITTTKALGQLVANYQSLLALNLLGNPVQINVSDDLLRKNVCSLLPKLAYLNKEAVDNQKAREIKESVGKSALGNNSWNSRKRSTKRASHGRQISSGSGHRQRSASRTPRHGSMLRIDSSAVRASPSYSKPQI